From Ancylobacter pratisalsi, one genomic window encodes:
- a CDS encoding molybdenum cofactor biosynthesis protein MoaE: protein MFTVRIQSEDFDASAEASALTRGRTDVGAVVTFAGLCRADDAPGGAPLIALTLEHYPGMAEEEITRIVTEARGRWPLSGATVIHRFGRMTPGDNIVLVVTTSAHRGAAFAAAEFLMDWLKTRAPFWKLEEREDAQDWIAAKDSDDDAAGRWS, encoded by the coding sequence ATGTTCACCGTCCGCATCCAGTCCGAGGATTTCGACGCCTCCGCCGAGGCAAGCGCACTTACGCGCGGGCGCACGGATGTCGGCGCGGTCGTCACCTTTGCCGGCCTGTGCCGCGCCGACGACGCGCCGGGCGGTGCGCCGCTCATCGCGCTGACGCTGGAGCATTATCCCGGCATGGCGGAAGAGGAAATCACCCGCATCGTCACCGAGGCGCGCGGGCGCTGGCCGCTCAGCGGCGCCACCGTGATTCACCGCTTCGGGCGGATGACGCCGGGCGACAACATTGTGCTCGTGGTCACCACCTCCGCCCATCGGGGCGCCGCTTTCGCTGCCGCCGAGTTCCTTATGGACTGGCTGAAGACCCGCGCGCCGTTCTGGAAGCTGGAAGAGCGCGAGGACGCGCAAGACTGGATCGCGGCCAAGGACTCCGACGATGACGCCGCGGGGCGGTGGAGTTGA
- the moaD gene encoding molybdopterin converting factor subunit 1 — protein MKILYFAWVRERIGLESETVEPPATVRTVADLAGWLAARGEGYARAFENPRIVRAALDRRHAKPDSAIDGVNEIAFFPPMTGG, from the coding sequence GTGAAAATTCTTTATTTCGCCTGGGTGCGGGAGCGCATCGGGCTTGAATCCGAGACGGTCGAACCGCCGGCGACGGTCCGGACTGTCGCCGATCTCGCCGGCTGGCTGGCCGCACGCGGCGAAGGTTACGCCCGCGCGTTCGAGAACCCTCGTATCGTGCGCGCCGCGCTCGACCGCCGCCATGCCAAGCCTGACAGCGCCATCGACGGCGTCAATGAGATCGCCTTCTTCCCGCCGATGACCGGCGGCTGA
- the pgsA gene encoding CDP-diacylglycerol--glycerol-3-phosphate 3-phosphatidyltransferase, with product MKRGHALALPNLLTYGRCIAVPMVAACLFWADILAGGMWLRWIALAIYVVAAITDFFDGYLARVWSQQSAIGRMLDPIADKLLVSTSLLMLASDGTIRGWSLWAAVVILCREILVSGLREFLAELRVSVPVTRLAKWKTTAQLVAVGVLLAGPAGDKLAPGITLVGIVLLWIAALLTLYTGWDYFRAGARHLIEDDA from the coding sequence GTGAAACGCGGACACGCGCTTGCGCTGCCGAACCTGCTCACCTACGGCCGGTGCATTGCCGTCCCGATGGTGGCCGCCTGCCTGTTCTGGGCGGACATTCTGGCCGGCGGGATGTGGCTTCGCTGGATCGCGCTGGCGATCTACGTCGTCGCGGCGATTACCGACTTCTTCGACGGCTATCTGGCGCGGGTGTGGTCGCAGCAGTCGGCCATCGGGCGCATGCTCGACCCCATCGCCGACAAGCTGCTGGTATCCACCTCGCTGCTGATGCTCGCCTCCGACGGCACCATCCGCGGCTGGTCGCTGTGGGCGGCGGTCGTCATCCTGTGCCGCGAGATCCTGGTGTCGGGGCTGCGCGAATTCCTCGCCGAGCTGCGCGTGAGCGTGCCGGTGACGCGCCTGGCAAAGTGGAAGACCACCGCCCAGCTCGTCGCGGTCGGCGTGCTGCTCGCCGGCCCCGCCGGTGACAAGCTGGCCCCAGGCATCACACTGGTTGGCATCGTGCTGCTGTGGATCGCCGCGCTGCTGACCCTCTACACCGGCTGGGATTATTTCCGGGCCGGAGCGCGCCATCTCATCGAGGACGATGCGTGA
- the uvrC gene encoding excinuclease ABC subunit UvrC, whose translation MNGPNRDLPEPENDITDDAEEAAVAASEDDRALVDDAEDSEPAPGSLAMGRAAILRAIKHAPKGPGVYRMLGPDGTVLYVGKAKSIAKRIIAYTRPTGLTARIMRMVAATAEMEFVSTGTETEALLLEANLIKQLRPRFNVLLRDDKSFPYILITRDHDAPQITKHRGARSRPGDYYGPFASVWAVNRTINALQKAFLVRSCSDSFYEARTRPCLLFQIKRCSGPCTGEVSHEAYAGYVREARDFLSGKSRVVKEQLAREMELASDELEFERAAVLRDRLAALSAVQGTQGINPRSVEEADVFAIHQEGGATCVQVFFFRTGQNWGNHALYPRADRSLSSAEVLESFLAQFYEDKPCPRLILLSDDIEERELLEEALSTRAGHRVEIAVPRRGEKRELVEHALQNAREALGRKLAESASQARLLGELARSFDLKEPPRRIEVYDNSHIMGTNAVGGMIVAGPEGFAKSQYRKFNIKSADLAPGDDYGMMREVLTRRFSRLLRESPKAKAQAEAEAPVTEDPNTPPLPADAMEDDADEAVVEASAAAWPDLVLIDGGPGQLKAASETLSELGITDVPLVGVAKGPDRDAGRETFYREGRAPFRLEPRDPVLYFVQRLRDEAHRFAIGSHRARRTKDISRAGLQEIPGVGPTRKRALLHHFGTLKAIERASLADLEEVAGVNAATARAVYDFFHTKPG comes from the coding sequence ATGAACGGACCGAACCGAGACCTTCCCGAGCCGGAAAACGATATCACTGATGACGCCGAGGAGGCAGCCGTCGCCGCGTCGGAAGACGACCGCGCGCTCGTTGACGACGCCGAGGACAGTGAACCCGCGCCCGGCTCGCTCGCCATGGGCCGCGCGGCGATCCTGCGCGCGATCAAGCACGCCCCGAAAGGCCCCGGCGTCTACCGCATGCTCGGGCCGGACGGAACCGTGCTCTATGTCGGCAAGGCCAAGAGCATCGCCAAGCGCATCATCGCCTATACCCGCCCGACCGGCCTCACCGCCCGGATCATGCGCATGGTCGCGGCCACGGCGGAAATGGAGTTCGTCTCCACCGGAACGGAAACCGAGGCGCTGCTGCTTGAGGCCAACCTCATCAAGCAGCTACGGCCGCGCTTCAATGTGCTGCTGCGCGACGACAAGTCGTTTCCCTACATCCTCATCACCCGCGACCATGACGCACCGCAGATTACCAAGCATCGCGGCGCGCGCAGTCGGCCGGGCGACTACTACGGGCCCTTCGCCTCGGTCTGGGCGGTCAACCGCACCATCAACGCGCTGCAGAAGGCCTTCCTGGTGCGGTCCTGCTCCGACAGCTTTTACGAGGCCCGCACCCGCCCCTGCCTGCTGTTCCAGATCAAGCGCTGCTCCGGGCCGTGCACCGGCGAGGTGAGCCATGAGGCCTATGCCGGCTATGTCCGCGAGGCGCGCGATTTCCTGTCCGGCAAGAGCCGGGTGGTGAAGGAGCAACTGGCCCGCGAGATGGAGCTCGCCTCCGACGAACTGGAGTTCGAGCGGGCCGCCGTGCTGCGCGACCGCTTGGCCGCCCTCTCCGCGGTTCAGGGCACGCAGGGCATCAACCCGCGCTCGGTGGAAGAGGCGGACGTCTTCGCCATTCACCAGGAAGGCGGGGCAACCTGCGTGCAGGTGTTCTTCTTTCGCACCGGCCAGAACTGGGGCAACCACGCGCTCTACCCGCGCGCGGATCGTTCGCTCTCCTCCGCCGAGGTTCTGGAGTCCTTCCTCGCCCAGTTTTACGAAGACAAGCCCTGCCCGCGCCTGATCCTGCTCAGCGACGACATCGAGGAGCGCGAATTGCTGGAGGAGGCGCTGTCCACCCGCGCCGGCCACCGCGTCGAGATCGCCGTGCCGCGCCGGGGCGAGAAGCGCGAGCTGGTGGAGCATGCCCTGCAGAATGCACGCGAGGCGCTCGGCCGAAAGCTGGCCGAAAGCGCAAGCCAGGCACGGCTGCTGGGCGAGCTTGCCCGAAGCTTCGACCTCAAGGAGCCCCCCCGGCGCATCGAGGTGTACGACAACAGCCACATCATGGGCACCAATGCCGTTGGCGGCATGATCGTCGCCGGCCCGGAAGGTTTCGCCAAAAGCCAGTACCGCAAGTTCAACATCAAGTCGGCGGATCTCGCCCCGGGCGACGACTACGGCATGATGCGCGAAGTGCTGACGCGGCGGTTCTCCCGGCTACTGCGGGAATCTCCGAAGGCCAAGGCGCAGGCGGAAGCGGAGGCGCCGGTCACTGAAGATCCCAACACCCCGCCCCTCCCCGCCGACGCCATGGAAGACGACGCCGACGAGGCTGTCGTTGAGGCATCCGCCGCCGCCTGGCCCGATCTCGTCCTCATCGACGGCGGCCCCGGTCAGCTCAAGGCGGCGAGCGAGACGCTGTCGGAACTGGGAATCACCGACGTGCCGCTGGTGGGCGTCGCAAAGGGACCGGACCGCGACGCCGGCCGCGAGACATTTTATAGGGAGGGGCGCGCGCCCTTCCGGCTGGAGCCGCGCGACCCGGTGCTCTATTTCGTCCAGCGCCTGCGCGACGAGGCTCACCGTTTCGCGATCGGCTCCCACCGCGCGCGGCGCACCAAGGACATCAGCCGCGCCGGGCTGCAGGAAATTCCCGGTGTCGGACCGACACGCAAACGCGCGCTGCTGCACCATTTCGGCACGCTCAAGGCCATTGAACGCGCCTCGCTCGCCGACCTTGAAGAGGTGGCGGGCGTGAACGCGGCGACCGCGCGCGCGGTCTATGACTTCTTCCATACGAAACCGGGCTGA
- a CDS encoding FkbM family methyltransferase yields MVSLRAAGESHLPWAFGMVSLVADWRVGKNPLSEIQLLPLVVSRGEIAFDVGANRGLYSYWLLRLGAQVFAFEPNPAMGRVLASRFAKDLKSGRMKLFECVVSDDNGVVELHIPVGFSPLATVDGRAIAADVPVDKLMIRAVRLDSFVEGPVDFIKIDVEGHEQKVLDGAAGLIASSRPTLLVEAEERHRPEAVASMRAMLEPLGYEGFFALADGLHPIETFDRARHQNIGALNAAGTAAREPFGYINNFLFIARPSVKERFQGWTPRRLLG; encoded by the coding sequence GTGGTATCGCTAAGAGCGGCGGGTGAGAGTCATCTGCCGTGGGCGTTCGGCATGGTCAGTCTGGTGGCGGACTGGCGTGTCGGCAAGAACCCCCTGAGTGAGATTCAGCTGCTTCCCTTGGTTGTCAGTCGTGGCGAAATCGCGTTTGACGTTGGCGCCAATCGTGGACTTTACAGCTACTGGCTGCTGCGGCTCGGTGCACAGGTTTTTGCCTTCGAGCCGAATCCCGCCATGGGCCGCGTCCTGGCAAGCCGTTTCGCCAAGGACCTGAAGTCCGGACGGATGAAGCTGTTCGAGTGCGTGGTCAGCGACGATAACGGCGTGGTCGAACTCCACATACCGGTCGGCTTTTCTCCGCTTGCCACGGTCGACGGCCGGGCGATCGCGGCCGATGTTCCGGTGGATAAACTGATGATCCGGGCCGTCCGTCTCGACAGCTTTGTCGAGGGCCCCGTCGATTTCATCAAGATCGACGTCGAGGGGCATGAACAGAAGGTTCTGGACGGCGCTGCCGGGTTGATCGCGAGCAGCCGGCCGACGCTGCTTGTGGAGGCCGAGGAGCGGCATCGCCCGGAAGCCGTGGCTTCGATGAGAGCCATGCTGGAGCCGCTTGGCTATGAGGGCTTCTTCGCGCTTGCCGATGGCCTGCACCCGATCGAGACCTTCGATCGCGCGCGCCATCAGAACATCGGAGCGTTGAACGCGGCGGGCACGGCCGCGCGTGAGCCGTTCGGCTACATCAACAACTTCCTCTTCATCGCACGCCCAAGCGTCAAGGAGCGCTTCCAGGGCTGGACCCCACGACGCCTATTGGGTTGA